A stretch of Usitatibacter palustris DNA encodes these proteins:
- the pmbA gene encoding metalloprotease PmbA, producing MPDTNLASAALPLSRDAMAQTARRSLEIAKACGASDAEAEISAAVGQSVTVRRGEVETVEYNRDKGLGITVFFGTRRGNASTSDLSDDAIRRTVEAACAIARHTAADEFAGLPDVDRLWKGEAPDLGLFHPWGLSVEASIEIARETEAAALAVDKRITNTEGATVSAHDADFILANSRGFFGGYPTSRASIGVSVIAEDKAGMQRDYWYTSHRDFKQLERGPDVGRVSGQRAVSRLGSRRLPTGDVPVLFDANISGSLLGSFVGAASGSSLYRRSSFLLDKLDTAIFAPHVQILEDPHQHGEMASAYFDGEGVSTVKRNVVEDGVLKGWFLSTYSSRKLGLPTTGNAGGNHNLVLAPGEHDQAGLLKLMGRGLLVTELLGQGVNPVTGDYSRGAAGFWVEGGEIKYPVEEVTIAGNLLDMYRGIVACGRDVLVRGSKQCGSILVDRMTIAGE from the coding sequence ATGCCCGACACCAACCTCGCATCCGCTGCGCTCCCGCTCTCCCGAGACGCGATGGCGCAGACCGCCCGCCGTTCCCTCGAAATCGCCAAGGCCTGTGGCGCCTCCGATGCCGAAGCCGAGATCTCCGCGGCTGTCGGACAGAGCGTCACCGTCCGCCGCGGCGAAGTCGAGACGGTGGAATACAACCGCGACAAGGGCCTGGGGATCACCGTTTTCTTCGGCACGCGCCGCGGCAACGCGAGCACCTCGGACCTGTCGGACGACGCCATACGCCGCACGGTCGAGGCCGCCTGTGCCATCGCGCGCCACACGGCCGCGGACGAATTCGCGGGCCTGCCCGACGTCGATCGCCTCTGGAAGGGCGAAGCGCCGGATCTCGGTCTCTTCCATCCGTGGGGTCTTTCGGTCGAAGCGTCGATCGAGATCGCGCGCGAAACGGAAGCCGCCGCGCTCGCGGTCGACAAGCGGATCACCAATACCGAGGGAGCGACGGTCAGCGCGCACGACGCGGACTTCATCCTCGCCAACTCGCGCGGCTTCTTCGGCGGCTATCCGACCTCGCGCGCGAGCATCGGGGTGAGCGTCATCGCCGAGGACAAGGCCGGGATGCAGCGCGACTACTGGTACACCTCGCATCGCGACTTCAAGCAACTCGAGCGCGGCCCGGATGTCGGCCGCGTTTCGGGCCAGCGCGCGGTGAGCCGCCTGGGCTCGCGGCGCCTGCCCACGGGCGATGTGCCGGTGCTCTTCGACGCCAACATTTCCGGCAGCCTCCTGGGCTCCTTCGTCGGCGCGGCCTCGGGCTCGAGCCTCTACCGGCGTTCGTCATTCCTGCTCGACAAGCTCGACACCGCGATCTTCGCGCCACACGTGCAGATCCTCGAGGATCCGCACCAGCACGGCGAAATGGCCAGTGCCTATTTCGATGGCGAGGGTGTTTCCACGGTGAAGCGCAATGTCGTGGAAGACGGCGTGCTCAAGGGCTGGTTCCTGTCGACCTACTCGTCGCGCAAGCTGGGGCTGCCCACGACCGGCAACGCCGGCGGCAACCACAATCTCGTGCTTGCTCCCGGCGAGCACGATCAGGCGGGCCTGCTGAAGCTCATGGGGCGGGGCCTCCTCGTCACCGAGTTGCTCGGCCAGGGCGTGAACCCCGTCACGGGCGACTACTCGCGCGGCGCGGCCGGCTTCTGGGTCGAGGGCGGCGAGATCAAGTACCCGGTCGAGGAAGTCACCATCGCGGGGAACCTGCTCGACATGTATCGCGGCATCGTTGCCTGCGGGCGCGATGTCCTGGTGCGAGGCTCCAAGCAGTGCGGATCCATCCTCGTCGATCGCATGACGATCGCGGGCGAATAA
- a CDS encoding TRAP transporter substrate-binding protein, with protein sequence MQRRKFLNATGAGMAGILAASSAPAIAQSQPEIKWRLASSFPKTLDTIFASADVVGKRVAAATNGKFQIQTFSSGEIVPGNQVLDAVQNGTVQCGHTASYYYVGKDPTFAFGTAVPFGLNCRQFNAWWYAGGGDALMNEFYADYNVRGILCGNTGAQMGGWYRKEIKSLADLKGLKMRIPGFGGMVLAKLGVVPQQIAGGEIYSALEKGSIDAVEWVGPYDDEKLGFNKIVKNYYYPGWWEGGPALHLFVNNKAWSELPKDYQAVLEAACHEGNTMMMARYDAGNPQALKRLVAAGVRPKAFPKDVMDACYKATLEIFAENCAKNPKFKKVHDHVMPFRNDLITWMRFTENTFDDFMAGAKK encoded by the coding sequence ATGCAACGCAGGAAATTCCTGAACGCCACCGGCGCAGGCATGGCCGGCATTCTCGCCGCGAGCAGCGCGCCGGCAATCGCCCAATCGCAACCCGAGATCAAGTGGCGCCTCGCCTCGAGCTTCCCGAAGACGCTCGATACGATCTTCGCTTCCGCCGATGTCGTCGGCAAGCGCGTGGCCGCCGCGACCAACGGCAAGTTCCAGATCCAGACGTTCTCCAGCGGCGAGATCGTTCCGGGCAACCAGGTCCTCGACGCGGTGCAGAACGGCACCGTGCAATGCGGTCACACGGCGAGCTACTACTACGTGGGCAAGGATCCGACCTTCGCCTTCGGTACCGCCGTGCCCTTCGGCCTCAACTGCCGCCAGTTCAACGCGTGGTGGTATGCGGGCGGCGGCGACGCGCTGATGAACGAGTTCTACGCCGACTACAACGTGCGCGGAATTCTCTGCGGCAACACGGGCGCGCAGATGGGCGGCTGGTATCGCAAGGAGATCAAGAGCCTCGCGGATCTCAAGGGCCTGAAGATGCGCATCCCCGGTTTCGGCGGGATGGTCCTCGCGAAGCTGGGCGTGGTCCCGCAGCAGATCGCCGGCGGCGAGATCTACTCCGCGCTCGAAAAGGGATCGATCGATGCCGTCGAATGGGTCGGCCCCTACGACGACGAGAAGCTCGGCTTCAACAAGATCGTCAAGAACTACTACTACCCGGGTTGGTGGGAAGGCGGGCCGGCGCTGCACCTCTTCGTGAACAACAAGGCGTGGTCCGAGCTGCCCAAGGACTACCAGGCGGTGCTCGAAGCGGCGTGCCACGAGGGCAACACGATGATGATGGCGCGCTACGACGCGGGTAATCCGCAGGCGTTGAAGCGCCTCGTCGCCGCGGGCGTGAGACCCAAGGCCTTCCCGAAGGACGTCATGGACGCCTGCTACAAGGCGACCCTCGAGATCTTCGCGGAGAACTGCGCGAAGAACCCGAAGTTCAAGAAGGTCCACGACCACGTGATGCCGTTCCGCAACGACCTCATCACGTGGATGCGCTTCACCGAGAACACCTTCGACGACTTCATGGCCGGCGCCAAGAAGTAG
- a CDS encoding TRAP transporter large permease: MSAEWLPPLMFACMVLVMLIGYPVAFSLATLGLVFGFVAVEMGIFPAEFLQAIPGRIHGSVLMNDLLLAIPFFTFMGAVLEKCGLAEDMLDSMGQLFGPMRGGLGYSVILVGFILGAITGTVAAQVIAMALISLPVMMRYKYNMKYATGVLAASGTITQLVPPSLVLIVLADQLGKSVGDMYLGAWGPSILQVLLFIGFTFAVSVVRPEWVPGVPKEHRTLSGWPLVKKCLWGIVPAAVLIFVVLGTLLMGLATPTEGGAMGTVGAIVLATARHPQLGTGSRRFLLVGVIAAGIAAIIGIFAFKSLAFQVAVAVVYAAIVWALVRAAAIADLRDLIHKAFAATMRLTAMVIFILIGSTCFSVVFQGVNGGPWLESMLTGLPGGVWGFLIVVNLFVFFIAFFLDFFEIAFIIVPLLAPIAKVLLTPIVGEEAALVWFGVMLCVNLQTSFMHPPFGFALFYLRGVAPKEVKSSDIYWGALPWVGLQLVLVALVIAFPKQVTMFLDKPQAVDLDKVQIEMPAESKEPTEDPMKAFQK, translated from the coding sequence ATGTCCGCAGAGTGGCTGCCGCCGCTGATGTTCGCGTGCATGGTGCTGGTCATGCTCATCGGTTACCCGGTGGCGTTCTCGCTCGCGACCCTCGGGCTCGTTTTCGGATTCGTCGCGGTGGAGATGGGCATCTTCCCGGCGGAGTTCCTGCAGGCCATCCCGGGGCGCATCCACGGCAGCGTGCTCATGAACGACCTGCTGCTCGCGATCCCGTTCTTCACGTTCATGGGCGCGGTGCTCGAGAAGTGCGGCCTCGCCGAGGACATGCTCGACTCGATGGGCCAGCTCTTCGGCCCGATGCGCGGAGGACTCGGCTACTCGGTGATCCTGGTGGGATTCATCCTGGGCGCGATCACCGGGACGGTAGCCGCGCAGGTGATCGCGATGGCGCTCATCTCGCTGCCGGTGATGATGCGATACAAGTACAACATGAAGTACGCCACGGGCGTGCTCGCGGCCTCGGGGACAATCACGCAGTTGGTGCCGCCCTCGCTCGTGTTGATCGTCCTCGCCGACCAGTTGGGCAAGTCCGTCGGCGACATGTACCTCGGCGCGTGGGGGCCTTCGATCCTCCAGGTGCTGCTCTTCATCGGGTTCACGTTCGCGGTCAGCGTCGTGAGACCCGAGTGGGTGCCGGGCGTGCCGAAGGAACATCGCACGTTGAGCGGCTGGCCGCTCGTGAAGAAATGCCTCTGGGGCATCGTGCCCGCGGCCGTGCTGATCTTCGTCGTGCTGGGCACGCTGCTCATGGGCCTCGCGACGCCGACCGAGGGCGGCGCGATGGGAACGGTGGGCGCCATCGTGCTCGCGACCGCGCGCCACCCGCAGCTGGGAACCGGAAGCCGCCGCTTCCTGCTCGTGGGTGTTATCGCCGCGGGAATCGCGGCGATCATCGGCATCTTCGCGTTCAAGTCGCTCGCGTTCCAGGTGGCCGTCGCGGTGGTCTACGCTGCGATCGTGTGGGCGCTGGTGCGTGCGGCCGCCATCGCGGACCTGCGCGACCTCATCCACAAGGCCTTCGCCGCGACGATGCGGCTCACGGCGATGGTGATCTTCATCCTGATCGGCTCGACGTGTTTTTCCGTCGTCTTCCAGGGCGTGAATGGCGGGCCGTGGCTCGAAAGTATGCTCACCGGATTGCCCGGCGGCGTGTGGGGGTTCCTGATCGTCGTGAACCTCTTCGTGTTCTTCATCGCTTTCTTCCTCGACTTCTTCGAGATCGCGTTCATCATCGTGCCGCTGCTCGCACCGATCGCGAAGGTGCTGCTCACGCCGATCGTGGGCGAGGAAGCCGCGCTGGTGTGGTTTGGCGTGATGCTGTGCGTGAACCTGCAGACCTCGTTCATGCACCCGCCCTTCGGCTTCGCGCTCTTCTACCTGCGCGGCGTCGCGCCCAAGGAAGTGAAGAGCTCGGACATCTACTGGGGGGCGCTGCCGTGGGTCGGGCTGCAGCTCGTGCTGGTCGCGCTGGTGATCGCGTTCCCGAAGCAGGTCACGATGTTCCTCGACAAGCCGCAGGCCGTCGATCTCGACAAGGTGCAGATCGAGATGCCCGCGGAGTCGAAGGAACCGACCGAAGACCCGATGAAGGCCTTCCAGAAATAG
- a CDS encoding TRAP transporter small permease subunit: protein MRFLLSTARAIDFVNDRAGSAANWLVLAACLISAGHAMTRYAFDLASNGWLDAAKYLFAALVMLGASHTLRRNEHVRVDILYTMLSARGKLWLDLIGTAVFLVPSMLVIAWYSWPFFMQSWSIAEGSANAGGLAQYPAKILLPLGFTLVALQGVSEIIKRAASLHGDASYTAHYERPLQ, encoded by the coding sequence GTGCGCTTCCTGCTATCGACCGCTCGCGCGATCGACTTCGTGAACGACCGGGCCGGCTCCGCGGCCAACTGGCTGGTGCTCGCCGCCTGTCTCATCAGCGCGGGACACGCGATGACGCGTTACGCGTTCGACCTCGCCTCCAACGGCTGGCTCGACGCGGCCAAGTACCTCTTTGCCGCACTGGTGATGCTCGGCGCCTCCCACACGCTGCGCCGCAACGAGCACGTGCGCGTGGATATCCTCTACACAATGCTTTCCGCGCGAGGCAAGCTCTGGTTGGACCTCATCGGCACCGCGGTGTTCTTGGTTCCGTCGATGCTGGTGATCGCCTGGTACTCGTGGCCCTTCTTCATGCAGTCCTGGTCGATCGCGGAAGGCTCGGCCAACGCGGGCGGCCTCGCGCAGTACCCGGCAAAGATCCTGCTTCCGCTGGGCTTCACGCTGGTCGCGCTCCAGGGCGTGTCGGAGATCATCAAGCGCGCGGCGTCGCTGCATGGCGACGCCTCCTACACCGCGCACTACGAGCGGCCCCTCCAGTGA
- a CDS encoding c-type cytochrome produces the protein MSVHEMLHRSIGVLTLILGLATALPTAAQNVQNGSAIFNSICVVCHGNPPVGGPETAPNRPDLIRAAIQRVGAMSFIQLTNAQLADVAAYIAFLQNPGPDPGQPTVPTLNYTDLWFDPSQPGWGINVTQHVSNKIFSLFYLYENPNKPMWISLPDGTWTTPTSYTGDIYRVSGPPPTGAYDTSKVGVVKVGSATFTFTTATTGTLAYTINGVTVTRAITRFAF, from the coding sequence ATGAGCGTTCACGAGATGCTGCATCGATCGATCGGCGTGTTGACCCTCATCCTGGGCCTCGCGACCGCGTTGCCCACCGCTGCCCAGAACGTGCAGAACGGTTCGGCCATCTTCAACAGCATCTGCGTGGTCTGCCACGGCAATCCGCCGGTCGGTGGCCCCGAGACGGCGCCCAACCGTCCCGACCTCATCCGCGCCGCCATCCAGCGAGTCGGGGCGATGTCGTTCATCCAGCTCACGAATGCGCAGCTCGCCGATGTCGCTGCCTACATCGCGTTCCTCCAGAATCCCGGGCCCGATCCCGGGCAGCCGACGGTCCCCACGCTCAACTACACGGATCTCTGGTTCGATCCTTCGCAGCCGGGTTGGGGCATCAACGTCACGCAGCACGTCTCGAACAAGATCTTCTCGCTGTTCTATTTGTACGAGAACCCGAACAAGCCGATGTGGATCTCGCTGCCCGATGGCACGTGGACGACGCCCACGAGCTACACGGGCGACATCTATCGCGTCTCGGGTCCGCCACCCACCGGCGCCTATGACACGAGCAAGGTCGGCGTGGTCAAGGTCGGATCGGCCACCTTCACCTTCACCACCGCCACCACGGGCACGCTCGCCTACACCATCAACGGCGTCACGGTGACGAGGGCCATCACCCGCTTCGCGTTCTGA
- a CDS encoding TlpA family protein disulfide reductase: MRAATARACAFFLLLCGSTVVLAVEAGAPAPNLPALAAHRGKVVYVDFWASWCVPCRLSMPLLDGLYKQKGAAGFVVVGINKDTKAENAERFLKKVPITFPWIPDEGDGAAKAFAVKAMPSGYLIDRKGVVRVVHRGFTESTAQSLAAEIDKLLQEKS, translated from the coding sequence ATGCGCGCCGCCACCGCCCGGGCGTGCGCCTTCTTCCTGCTGCTCTGCGGTTCCACCGTTGTTCTCGCGGTGGAGGCGGGTGCGCCCGCCCCAAACCTTCCCGCGCTCGCGGCCCATCGCGGCAAGGTGGTCTATGTGGACTTCTGGGCCTCGTGGTGCGTGCCGTGCCGCCTGTCGATGCCGCTGCTCGATGGCCTCTACAAACAGAAGGGGGCGGCGGGTTTCGTCGTCGTGGGCATCAACAAGGACACGAAGGCCGAGAACGCCGAGCGCTTCCTGAAGAAGGTCCCGATCACCTTTCCCTGGATCCCGGATGAAGGCGATGGCGCCGCGAAGGCTTTCGCAGTGAAGGCGATGCCCAGCGGCTACCTCATCGACCGCAAGGGCGTGGTGCGCGTCGTTCACCGGGGCTTCACGGAATCGACCGCCCAATCGCTCGCCGCCGAAATCGACAAGCTGCTCCAGGAGAAATCGTGA
- a CDS encoding DUF4266 domain-containing protein, with amino-acid sequence MKRIALAAGLVLLVMIGGCASVEPWQREHLARRDMSLASSPGMAHALEKTYTAKEAASGVGTVGGGGCGCN; translated from the coding sequence GTGAAGCGCATCGCCCTTGCTGCCGGTCTCGTGTTGCTCGTGATGATCGGCGGATGCGCCAGTGTCGAACCCTGGCAGCGCGAGCACCTCGCGCGCCGCGACATGTCGCTGGCCTCATCGCCCGGCATGGCCCACGCGCTCGAGAAGACCTACACCGCCAAGGAAGCGGCGAGCGGCGTGGGCACCGTGGGCGGAGGCGGCTGTGGCTGCAACTAA
- a CDS encoding DUF3570 domain-containing protein, whose product MAATKQDGGALAALMKAALALPVLAVPMRSGAAETGEIGFSVLGYKERDLMKITEPVLWTRFSFAETWEFRASILMDIITGASPRVVSNQGGTPVQTITGASITDRRKGADAKLTKRLGDFTFSASRTISDEVDYDSRAFGLEATWDLNQKLTTLTAGYGKANDRVGSRDNPQLHERRDTKEYLIGVTQVLSPLAIVQSSLQFSRGDGYYNDPYKITFTFPPPGSEGIPQLAADVRPGSRDSLAWLTRYRQHVPASKGTLQAEYRFFRDDWGIRAHTLEAAWEQEINEAWSVRPALRYYTQSAADFYSPVIPTPRPAVLSSDQRLSAFGGLSPSVRGIWRHDSGVLVEGTVGYYYNAKDLRLGGDGSSAFNTLRAWYVFGSIIKEF is encoded by the coding sequence GTGGCTGCAACTAAGCAGGACGGTGGCGCGCTTGCCGCGCTGATGAAGGCCGCACTCGCACTTCCCGTCCTCGCCGTGCCGATGCGTTCGGGCGCCGCGGAAACGGGCGAGATCGGCTTCTCCGTGCTCGGCTACAAGGAGCGCGATCTCATGAAGATCACGGAGCCGGTGTTGTGGACGCGCTTTTCGTTCGCGGAGACGTGGGAGTTTCGCGCCAGCATCCTGATGGACATCATCACGGGCGCCTCGCCGCGGGTCGTCTCCAACCAGGGCGGCACGCCCGTGCAGACGATCACGGGGGCCTCGATCACCGACCGGCGCAAGGGCGCGGACGCCAAGCTCACCAAGCGCCTGGGCGACTTCACGTTCTCCGCGAGCCGCACGATCTCCGACGAGGTGGACTACGACTCGCGGGCCTTCGGTCTCGAGGCCACCTGGGATCTCAACCAGAAGCTCACCACGCTGACGGCGGGATACGGCAAGGCGAACGATCGCGTGGGCTCGCGGGACAACCCGCAACTTCACGAGCGGCGCGACACCAAGGAATATCTCATTGGCGTGACGCAGGTTCTCTCGCCGCTCGCGATCGTGCAGTCGTCGCTGCAGTTCAGTCGCGGCGACGGCTACTACAACGATCCCTACAAGATCACGTTCACGTTTCCGCCACCGGGCAGCGAGGGCATTCCGCAGCTCGCGGCCGATGTGCGGCCCGGCTCGCGCGATTCGCTCGCCTGGCTCACGCGCTACCGGCAGCACGTCCCGGCTTCGAAGGGCACGCTCCAGGCGGAGTACCGCTTCTTCCGCGACGACTGGGGCATCCGCGCGCATACGCTCGAGGCCGCGTGGGAGCAGGAGATCAACGAGGCGTGGTCGGTGCGGCCCGCGCTTCGCTACTACACGCAGTCGGCCGCGGATTTCTATTCGCCGGTGATTCCCACGCCGCGGCCCGCGGTGTTGTCGAGCGATCAGCGGCTCAGTGCGTTCGGCGGCCTTTCGCCCTCGGTGCGCGGCATCTGGCGGCATGACAGCGGCGTGCTCGTCGAGGGCACGGTCGGCTACTACTACAACGCGAAGGACCTGCGCCTGGGTGGCGATGGCAGCTCCGCGTTCAATACCCTGCGGGCGTGGTACGTTTTCGGATCCATCATCAAAGAATTCTAG
- a CDS encoding FAD:protein FMN transferase, which translates to MRLFRMSFKAMAAVNEIQLYAEDEARAKAAAMATRDEVLRIEAKFSRYRPDSIVSRINAAAGEAPVPIDEETLGLLAFADACHENSGGLFDPTAGVLRAAWNFQVDHVPSDAELAPLLGLIGWKKVELTDTTVRLPEYGMELDFGGFGKEYAVDRAAVILKEKGFTSALVNLAGDLAILGTLDDGLPWRVGIKHPRVADAVIAQLPVSSGALATSGDYERFIEVDGVRHCHILDPRTGRSARGLRSVTVHAPTCLVAGSATTIAMLKGEREGLAWLKSLGLKHYCMLGNGEIVDRFK; encoded by the coding sequence ATGCGGCTCTTCCGCATGTCGTTCAAGGCGATGGCCGCGGTCAACGAGATCCAGCTCTACGCCGAGGACGAGGCCCGCGCCAAGGCGGCCGCCATGGCCACGCGCGACGAAGTGCTGCGCATCGAGGCCAAGTTCTCGCGCTACCGACCCGACAGCATCGTCTCGCGCATCAATGCGGCCGCGGGCGAGGCGCCGGTGCCGATCGACGAGGAAACGCTGGGGCTGCTCGCGTTCGCGGACGCCTGCCACGAGAACAGCGGCGGCCTGTTCGATCCCACGGCCGGCGTTCTGCGCGCGGCCTGGAATTTCCAGGTCGATCACGTGCCGAGCGATGCCGAGCTGGCGCCGCTGCTGGGCCTCATCGGCTGGAAGAAGGTCGAGCTCACCGACACCACCGTGCGCCTTCCCGAGTACGGCATGGAGCTCGACTTCGGTGGCTTCGGCAAGGAATACGCGGTCGATCGCGCTGCCGTCATCCTGAAGGAGAAGGGGTTCACGAGCGCGCTGGTGAATCTCGCGGGTGACCTCGCGATCCTGGGCACGCTCGACGATGGCCTGCCGTGGCGCGTGGGGATCAAGCATCCGCGCGTCGCCGATGCGGTGATCGCGCAGTTGCCTGTGTCCTCGGGGGCGCTCGCGACGAGCGGCGACTATGAGCGCTTCATCGAAGTCGACGGCGTTCGCCACTGCCACATCCTCGATCCGCGCACCGGACGCTCCGCGCGCGGCCTGCGCTCGGTCACCGTGCATGCGCCCACGTGCCTCGTCGCCGGCAGCGCCACCACGATCGCCATGCTGAAGGGCGAGCGCGAAGGTCTCGCGTGGCTCAAGTCGCTCGGCCTCAAGCACTACTGCATGCTCGGCAACGGAGAGATCGTCGACCGTTTCAAGTGA
- the glyA gene encoding serine hydroxymethyltransferase has product MFADTHTLAAVDPALWQAMQAEGRRQEEGIELIASENYASPAVLAAQGSVLTNKYAEGYPGKRYYGGCEFVDVAETLAIERVKKLFGAEYANVQPHSGSQANQAVYFAMLKPGDTILGMSLAAGGHLTHGASVNLSGKIFNAITYGLNDKEELDYDQVRALAKEHKPKMIVAGASAYSLKTDWNKFREIADEAGALLMVDMAHYAGLVAAGVYPSPVGIADFVTSTTHKTLRGPRGGVILAAAQHEKALNSTIFPGIQGGPLMHVIAAKAVAFLEAQQPAFKTYQQQVAVNARVMAETLTQRGLRIVSGRTESHVFLVDLRAKKVTGKDAEALLGRAHITVNKNAIPNDPEKPFVTSGVRIGSPAMTTRGFKDAEARQVANLVADALEAAGNESAISKVGAEVNTLCARFPVYGPAMRATFGMA; this is encoded by the coding sequence ATGTTCGCCGACACGCACACCCTCGCGGCGGTAGATCCCGCGCTCTGGCAAGCCATGCAGGCCGAAGGCCGCCGCCAGGAAGAAGGCATCGAGCTGATCGCCTCCGAAAACTACGCCAGTCCCGCCGTGCTCGCGGCACAGGGCAGCGTGCTCACGAACAAGTACGCCGAGGGTTATCCGGGCAAGCGCTACTACGGCGGATGCGAATTCGTCGATGTTGCCGAGACGCTCGCGATCGAACGCGTGAAGAAGCTCTTCGGCGCGGAGTATGCGAACGTGCAGCCGCACTCGGGCTCGCAGGCCAACCAGGCCGTGTACTTCGCGATGTTGAAGCCCGGCGACACCATTCTCGGCATGTCGCTCGCCGCGGGCGGTCACCTTACGCACGGTGCCAGCGTCAACCTCTCGGGCAAGATCTTCAACGCCATCACCTACGGCCTGAACGACAAGGAAGAGCTCGACTACGACCAGGTGCGTGCGCTGGCGAAAGAGCACAAGCCGAAGATGATCGTCGCCGGCGCTTCGGCGTACTCGCTGAAGACCGACTGGAACAAGTTCCGCGAGATCGCGGACGAAGCCGGCGCGCTGCTGATGGTGGACATGGCGCACTACGCGGGCCTCGTCGCCGCGGGCGTGTATCCCTCGCCGGTGGGCATCGCCGACTTCGTGACCAGTACCACGCACAAGACCCTTCGCGGCCCGCGCGGTGGCGTGATCCTCGCCGCCGCCCAGCACGAGAAGGCGCTCAACTCGACGATCTTCCCCGGCATCCAGGGCGGACCGCTGATGCACGTAATCGCGGCGAAGGCGGTCGCGTTCCTCGAAGCGCAGCAGCCGGCCTTCAAGACCTACCAGCAGCAGGTCGCCGTGAACGCGAGGGTGATGGCCGAGACGCTCACGCAGCGTGGACTGCGCATCGTGTCGGGCCGCACCGAGAGCCATGTGTTCCTCGTGGACCTGCGCGCGAAGAAGGTGACGGGTAAGGACGCGGAGGCGCTGCTCGGCCGCGCGCACATCACCGTCAACAAGAATGCGATTCCGAACGATCCCGAGAAGCCCTTCGTCACCAGCGGTGTCCGTATCGGCTCGCCGGCGATGACCACGCGCGGCTTCAAGGACGCGGAAGCCAGGCAGGTGGCGAACCTCGTGGCCGATGCCCTCGAGGCCGCAGGCAACGAATCCGCAATTTCGAAGGTCGGCGCCGAAGTGAACACGCTGTGCGCGAGGTTCCCGGTGTACGGTCCCGCCATGCGCGCGACCTTCGGGATGGCGTAA
- the nrdR gene encoding transcriptional regulator NrdR, with amino-acid sequence MKCPFCSAEDTQVIDSRVSEEGDSIRRRRRCQVCSKRFTTYETAELRMPQIVKTDGVREDFSSAKLRTGFQRALHKRPVTTELVDAAITRIEQKMLALGEREIGSRRLGELVMEELRKLDKVAYIRFASVYKSFSDVEDFRDAIREVRDTK; translated from the coding sequence GTGAAATGCCCCTTCTGCAGCGCCGAGGACACGCAGGTCATCGACTCGCGCGTGAGCGAGGAGGGCGATTCCATTCGCCGCCGCCGCCGGTGCCAGGTCTGCAGCAAGCGCTTCACGACCTACGAGACGGCGGAACTCCGGATGCCGCAGATCGTGAAGACCGACGGCGTGCGCGAGGACTTCTCCTCGGCGAAGCTGCGCACGGGCTTCCAGCGGGCGCTGCACAAGCGTCCGGTCACGACCGAGCTCGTCGATGCGGCCATCACGCGCATCGAACAGAAGATGCTGGCCCTCGGTGAGCGCGAGATCGGTTCGCGGCGCCTGGGCGAGCTGGTGATGGAAGAGCTTCGCAAGCTCGACAAGGTTGCCTACATCCGCTTCGCCTCCGTCTACAAGAGCTTCTCCGACGTCGAGGATTTCCGCGACGCCATCCGCGAAGTCCGGGATACAAAGTGA